A stretch of the Massilia sp. W12 genome encodes the following:
- a CDS encoding aspartyl/asparaginyl beta-hydroxylase domain-containing protein has product MQAQSTRCLRLPQQFNVAALQQDVQRLRRLQWIQHYNNTAHQGRWECLPLRAANGDSGNIFASAEADFMDTPLLQQCPAVAHAVAAFACDKLAVRLMSLAAGARILPHRDAGGGFEDGVARLHVPIFTDPRVLFEIDGETVHFGAGECWYMNANCLHAAHNGSPHERIHLVLDCVPNAWLRTLFTSAGWQPNPAPEYGDAAINDANIQQVISELMQNPSPAAQQLIVQLQQKVASRKA; this is encoded by the coding sequence ATGCAAGCCCAAAGCACCCGTTGCCTGCGTTTGCCGCAACAATTTAATGTGGCGGCATTGCAGCAGGATGTTCAGCGGCTGCGCCGGTTGCAGTGGATACAGCATTACAACAACACCGCGCACCAGGGGCGCTGGGAATGCTTGCCGCTGCGCGCCGCGAATGGCGACAGCGGAAACATTTTCGCCAGCGCTGAGGCAGACTTTATGGATACGCCATTGCTGCAACAATGCCCGGCTGTGGCGCACGCAGTAGCGGCGTTTGCTTGCGACAAGCTGGCGGTGCGACTGATGAGCCTGGCGGCTGGCGCGCGCATCCTGCCACACCGGGACGCTGGCGGCGGCTTTGAGGATGGCGTTGCGCGATTACATGTCCCAATCTTCACGGATCCCCGCGTGCTGTTTGAAATTGATGGAGAAACAGTGCATTTTGGCGCTGGCGAATGCTGGTATATGAACGCGAATTGTCTGCATGCGGCGCATAATGGCAGCCCGCATGAGCGCATTCATTTAGTCCTGGATTGCGTCCCGAATGCGTGGCTGCGCACATTATTTACGTCAGCAGGCTGGCAGCCGAATCCAGCCCCGGAATATGGCGATGCCGCAATTAATGACGCCAACATACAACAGGTAATTTCCGAGTTAATGCAGAACCCGAGTCCGGCGGCACAGCAGTTGATTGTGCAATTACAACAAAAAGTTGCCAGCAGGAAAGCGTGA